From the genome of Deinococcota bacterium:
CTACGGGCTCGAGGCGCTCTACCGCCAAGAGGAGCGCATCATCCGTGACAGCGTGCGCGACTTCGTCAAGGCCGAGATCCTGCCCCATGTCGGCGAGTGGTGGCAAGACGGGCATTTTCCCGACGACCTGCCGCGCAAGTTCGGCGAACTGGGCGTCCTCGGCATGACCCTGCCCGAGGAGTACGGCGGCTCGGGCGCGTCTTACACCGCCTACGGCCTGGTCAACCGCGAGATCGAGTACGGCGACTCGGGCATGCGCTCCTTTGTCAGCGTGCAGTCGTCTTTGGTCATGTACCCCATCTTCCGCTACGGCTCCGAGGACCTGAAGAGGACTTGGCTGCCGCGCCTGGCCTCGGGCGAGGCCGTCGGTTGCTTCGGCCTGACCGAGCCCGACGCGGGCAGCGACCCCGGCAGCATGAGCACCAGGGTCCGTAAAGTCGGCGGCGACTACGCCATCACCGGCGTCAAGCGCTGGATCACCAGCGGCTCGAGGGCGCAGGTTGCCATCATATGGGCCAAGGAAGAAGGCAGCGGCAAGATCCTGGGCTTCTTAGTGGACACCAGCAGCGAAGGCTTTTCCGCGCCCGACATCAAGACCAAGGCCTCGATGCGCGCCTCGGTGACGTCCGAGCTCTACCTGGACGAAGTCGCCGTTCCCGCCGCCAACAAGCTCGACGTCGAAGGGCTCAAGGGGCCGCTGTCGTGCTTGAACCAGGCCCGCTTCGGCATCGCCTTCGGCGTCCTCGGCGCGGGCTTTTTCTGCCTCGAGGAGGCGCTCCGCTACGCCGAGGAGCGACCGGTCTTCGGCACGCCGCTGACAAGCCGGCAGCTCGTGCAGGCCAAGCTCGCCGACGCCCTGGCCGAGCTCACCAAGGGCAGCCTCCTGGCCTATCACCTGGGCCGGCTCAAG
Proteins encoded in this window:
- a CDS encoding acyl-CoA dehydrogenase family protein; translation: MSSRGLQDFYGLEALYRQEERIIRDSVRDFVKAEILPHVGEWWQDGHFPDDLPRKFGELGVLGMTLPEEYGGSGASYTAYGLVNREIEYGDSGMRSFVSVQSSLVMYPIFRYGSEDLKRTWLPRLASGEAVGCFGLTEPDAGSDPGSMSTRVRKVGGDYAITGVKRWITSGSRAQVAIIWAKEEGSGKILGFLVDTSSEGFSAPDIKTKASMRASVTSELYLDEVAVPAANKLDVEGLKGPLSCLNQARFGIAFGVLGAGFFCLEEALRYAEERPVFGTPLTSRQLVQAKLADALAELTKGSLLAYHLGRLKEDGKDTPARVSLAKRDNVRTALKVAREARDILGGNGITTEYGSIRHMLNLETVSTYEGTDTVHTLILGREITGRSAF